A stretch of DNA from Chroicocephalus ridibundus unplaced genomic scaffold, bChrRid1.1 SCAFFOLD_579, whole genome shotgun sequence:
GGTCTGTGCTTTtccgtgggggggggggcaggcccCACTGATGTCCCCAAGACTGTCCCCAAGGAGCCTGGCTCTCCTCTGGcagttttttttttggggggggggggcagcaggggttaaccccccccttccccagcagggagtgtggggggggggcgctggagCCGGGGTGGCGGggtcgggggggcgggggggggtgctcCACAGCCACCCCTTGCCCCCGCCCCCGTCGAAGGTTTTCCCCTCAGAATCGGGGGTTTCTGGCAAACGGCCCCGGGTTTGggttgtgccccccccccccgcccccccggccagGACGCGTCGCGcccccagccagagctgggggggggggtgggggtgtggggggaaggcAACGGCCCCAAAACGTGTGGAAAGAagggaaacacccccccccccgcaaaataTGAAGAAACTCAAAAGGGAAGCGCCGCAGAGCTGGGCCCCACCCTGGCCAGGAGTGCGCCCCCCCCCAGCGCTTGgtttttcctcaaaaataaaagaaaatgagaaaaaagcaaagggggggggggggaacacggtGAGCGAGACCCTCCTACCTGAGCcaagggggggccggggggggcggggggggcacggtttttgctctgctttgaggCCgggcttgggggggcgggggggggggggcgcggggactCCCAGCCTTTTCCTGAGAGGGATGCGGGgaagtggggcggggggggaaggatcCAGGAATAAAATcggggggggaggaaggtggaAATGGGAGGCAGGCGGCGCTTCCCAGCCCTCGGACGGCGTGGGAAAATCCAGGAGGAAggggggcgaagggggggggaggaaggaaggaagggaggaaggaagggagggaggaaggaggagggaggggaagggggggaggaaggaaaaataccccccccccccgggccttGCCCCGTCCTGTCGACGCCGGGCTCCTACAGCAGCAGCTGCGCGTCGGGGGTCTTGGTTTGGCAACCTTGGCACATCCGCTTGTGTCGCAGCAGCCGGTCTGTCCTGGAGAAGCTctgggggacggggcggggggacgggggggcgtCAGCGGCCCTCTCGGGGGGGTGCGCGTCCCCTCCcggggtgtgcgtggggggggtgggtgcgtTACCTGCATGCAGCGCTCGCACTGGTAGGGTTTCTCCCCGCTGTGGACGCGCTTGTGACGCTCCAGGTGGTATTTCTGGATGAAGCGCATGTCGCAGACGTCGCACTCGAAGGGCTTCTCgcctgtaaaaaaacaaaacaaaccaaaaaaaaaccccccaaaaaaccccgtAAGGAACCGGGGTGGGGGCGTTAACGGGGGCAGCCccgcgccggggagggggcggggggggtacCGGTGTGGATGAGGAGGTGTCTCTTGAGGTGGTAGCTGCTGCGGAAGGCGCCGAAGCAGTGCTCACAGATGAAGTTTTTGGGGATGTGGAGCTGGAAGGAGCCGTTCTGCTTGATCACCACCATCTGCGGAGCAGAGACCCCCCgtcagtggcgggggggggggggccgggccgccccccagagccccccccccccggccgtcCTGCGCCTGCCGGAGCTTGAGAaatcatcttcctcctcctcctcctcctcctcctcctcctcctcctgcggggCGGCAAACCTGGCTGCCGAGGCGGGATCCTCTCCGGGAGGAGCGACTGGGTCCCTCGGCGCCGGCCACCCGCTTGCGGCGCTGgcacggggagggagggggggtcagTGGCACCCGGCGCGGCCCCCGGGGTGTggacccccctgaacccccccccggcccccagcggGGCCCCCCCGACCTGCCTTTTTAATGGATTTCTTGGGCTGCGAGGCCTCGGCCGATTCCTCCTCCTTGCGGCCGCGGGATTTCTCCCCGTCCTGACGCAGCGCctgggggggggcgcggggagaggggcagggtTAGGGGGGGTGTCCAATTATAGGGGGGGGGTCCAATTATGGGGGGGGGAGCcaattatgggggggggggagccaaTTAGAGGCGGGGGAAATGGAATTAACGGAAGAAAAAGTGGAGTTAGTGGGGGAAAAAGTTGGATCAAAGGGGAAAAGGGTCAAATCAAAGGcggaaaaagacaaattaaaggAGGGAAACTCccaagtgaaagaggaaaaagacaaaataaaagggaaaaaagccagatTAAaggatgaaacaaagaaaaggaacaaaagccAACGTAAATGAGGAAAAACCCCAACTAAGAGAGAAAGACACCAAATTAAAGAACAAACCCACCAAATTAAAGGAGGAAAGAGCCAAAGTAAAGGAGGAAACGATCAAAGTAAAGGAGGAAGAAGCCAAATTTAGGGAGGAAGAAGCcaaattaaaggaggaaaaagggaaattaaaggagAAAACAGCCAAAGTAAAAGATGAAACAGCCAAAATAAGAGAGGAAACAAGCAAATtaaaggaggaagaagacaaatttagggaggaaaaaccccaagggacggaggaaacggccaaagcaaaggaggaaaaaccccaagggaaggaggaaacggccaaagtaaaggaggaaaaaccccaagggatggaggaaacggccaaagcaaaggaggaaaaaccccaagggacgGAGGAAACATccaaagtaaaggaggaaaaaccccaagggacggaggaaacggccaaagcaaaggaggaaaaaccccaagggacggaggaaacggccaaagtaaaggaggaaaaaccccaagggaaggaggaaacggccaaagtaaaggaggaaaaaccccaagggacggaggaaacggccaaaggaggaaaaaccccaagggacggaggaaacggccaaagtaaaggaggaaaaaccccaagggacggaggaaacggccaaagcaaaggaggaaaaaccccaaggaaaggaggaaacggccaaagtaaaggaggaaaaaccccaagggaaggaggaaacggccaaagcaaaggaggaaaaaccccaagggaaggaggaaacggccaaagtaaaggaggaaaaaccccaagggacggaggaaacggccaaagtaaaggaggaaaaaccccaagggatgGAGGAAACGGAcaaagtaaaggaggaaaaaccccaagggatggaggaaacggccaaagtaaaggaggaaaaaccccaagggatggaggaaacggccaaagtaaaggaggaaaaaccccaagggacgGAGGAAAcagccaaaggaggaaaaaccccaagggacggaggaaacggccaaaggaggaaaaaccccaagggacggaggaaacggccaaagcaaaggaggaaaaaccccaagggaaggaggaaacggccaaaggaggaaaaaccccaaggcacggaggaaacggccaaaggaggaaaaaccccaagggacggaggaaacggccaaaggaggaaaaaccccaagggacggaggaaacggccaaagcaaaggaggaaaaaccccaagggatggaggaaacggccaaagtaaaggaggaaaaaccccaagggaaggaggaaacggccaaagtaaaggaggaaaaaccccaagggacggaggaaacggccaaaggaggaaaaaccccaagggacggaggaaacggccaaagtaaaggaggaaaaaccccaagggaaggaggaaacggccaaagcaaaggaggaaaaaccccaagggacggaggaaacggccaaaggaggaaaaaccccaagggacggaggaaacggccaaagcaaaggaggaaaaaccccaagggatggaggaaacggccaaagcaaaggaggaaaaaccccaaggaaaggaggaaacagccaaagtaaaggaggaaaaaccccaagggacggaggaaacggccaaagcaaaggaggaaaaaccccaaggaaaggaggaaacagccaaagcaaaggaggaaaaaccccaagggatgGAGGAAACGGCCAAAGGAGGAAGAAGCCAAATTAAAGAAGTGGAAGTAAAGGAGGAAAATCCCAAGCTGAAAGAGGAAGGTGACGCGGGGCGGGAGGAaggcagcaaagggcaggaggaagaaggcggtggggggagggggtgccaggagccagccccccgtgcccccccccgccccgtaccaGCACGTCGGGGCTGCTGCCCCGCTCCCGGCTCTCGCCCTGTTTCCCGCTGGGTTTCGGCATCATCTTCTTGCTGGCGGCGGTGGGGACCAGGCAGACGCCGGAGAGGCCCTCGCAGGCCAGGAGACTCGCCTGCCGGGAGGGGAGAGCGGCCACTgcgggcgccgccgcccccccccccgcccccccgcccccccccggaaCGAACCACAAACCAAACCCTGGCCGAGGGGGAAACCGGAGAGCGGGCGAGAaaccggggctgcggggagggggggggaggggggggaggggggaggcaggagaacgccccccgcctcccccctgaaccccccccccctttaatttttttttttttttttttccgtgagGCCCCCGCCGAGGACCTGATGGCTAAACGGGAGAATTCGTATCATCCCTGGAAAGGGCGGCCGGGAAAAGGTCCGGAAAAAAGCCCCGGGCCGGGTGAcggggtgctgggagggagggggggggcccgcgccggcaccccccgccccggcggggagggagctgccgggcCGAGCGCTCTCCCCCCCCCGCAACTCCCCTGGCTTCTCGGGCTTCCGATCTTGGGGTACGGGGGGGGAAAATTGGGGCTCATTACCTGAGCCAtcttgtgtctgtctgtctgtcctcgaCAAACGGATTGTAACAATTCTTTAGCCTTAATTCTCGCccaggaaaagaatttttttaacgGTTAGAAAGGTGggtttcagttaatttttttttttttttttgccgggcTCGTCCAGTACCCTCCACTTTGCCGACATCTTCGCCCTGGGTGCGGTGAGGCGCCTCCTCCtcagcccggggggggggtttgggggtgggggggggctggcggggtTAGGCAGGGTTAGGCAGGAACGGGCAGCTGCCCCCCAAAACGCTTCTTAGAAAGGGGACATCTTCGGCGctgccacccgccccccccctgCTCCGGGGCGGGAGCCGCTTCCCCGCGGGGACaacgctgctggtgctgctggtcttcgcctgcggggagggaggggggcggttatggggccgggggggggcgagggggggtgtCCTGggattgggggcggggggaggagcaGAGCGAGGGTGGGGCCCTGCTGAGCCGctgggggacaccccatggggacaagaggtggctggggggggtgtgacaCTAGGTAAGGGTGGGtcacatggcgggggggggtgtgtgtgacatgGGGGGGGGGCATTTTGGGTGGGGATGATACCGTTTAGGAAGGGCAGGGGGCAAAAggggggggagtgagggggtgacactgggggggggagggtaggggtgtgtgtgtgggtgccccccgggggggtgatggggggagggggcggaATGAGGACCCTGGGGGtcagggaggagggtggggggctTGTGGGGGCGAcagagggggtctgggggggggcccggggacagggggggtgtccccatccccactgagCCCCAGCCAGACGCCCCATGGGGACAGGAGTTGGCGCCGGGGGGGGCGATATTAGGTAAAGGAGGGGGTGACATAGCGGGGGGGGGGACCTGGTGGGGATGATGCcagtgggggggcagggggcaaaggcgggggggagggggtgacgcgggggagggggctgggggtgtgtcCCGGGGGGGGTGACACGCGGGGGGAGGGAGGTCCCGTGGGTGGGGGTGACCCAGTGtcggggggatcccggggggagggagaggaaggcaccGGGGGTGTGTGTCACAGCgcgggggggggtcacaccgggggggggggggggaggggggggagggttgACCCCGCTGGGGGCGGGGCCGCCCCTCCCGGTGGGGGAGCCCCGCGCCTGCGCGCCGGGCCCTCCCCGCCAtggtccccccccgccctccccgccccgccccccggttccccctcccccccccccctctcccggTCCTGCCCGGTGGGGggcggggctgaggcggcggcgcgcGCTGCCGGGCCCGGTGAAGCGCGGGCGGGCGATGGCGGCCTCCGTccccctcccgcaccccccgGTGTGGGCGGGAAGGGCCGGTCCGTACCTGCCGCGGCCCCtccgcgctccgctccgcgccgcaCCGACAAGTTTACAAACAGCCgcggccccggcgccccccccccttcctcggccgccgccgccgacccgGAACCGGAAAcacccgcccccccgcctccgggGTTCGTCACTtccggtgcgggggggggagcagcaggaAGCGGAAAGGGACGCCGCGCACGCGCAGCGTTGCTACTTGACACCGCCCCGCGGCGGCGCCATCTTGGGGCCGGGCTGTTGCCGGGGCAACGGGGACGGTGCGGGGGAGGGGCGCGGCGGTGCGGCCTGGTCCGGtccggggcggcgcggccgggacCGGGCCCGGGCCCCGACCCCAGGCCCCGGCTTCACCCCGACCCCGGGCCCCGTCCCCCGCCCTCCTTCCCCCGGGGGAGCCGCCCGTACACTCTtgtccccggggagggggtgccccGCCgttattgccccccccccccccccctccgttgTTACCCCCTCCGGCAGGCCCGGACCCCTCCATTGCCCCAGGAGGGTGTTTTTACCCCTTCCCCCCGACCTCCCTGGGGGGGCTCATCCCGCCGTGACCCCCTGTGGGGGGCTAGTGCCCTCTTTCCTGTGTCCCCTGTCCACCCCCCAGGAGGCTCTTGCCCCTCCCAGGGGCATCAGGccatggcggggggtgggggcaaACAGGGCCTGACCCCCCTCTGCGGTGCTGGGGACAGGCCTGTCCCAGCTGGCGGA
This window harbors:
- the ZNF740 gene encoding zinc finger protein 740 isoform X3 translates to MSAKWRASLLACEGLSGVCLVPTAASKKMMPKPSGKQGESRERGSSPDVLALRQDGEKSRGRKEEESAEASQPKKSIKKMVVIKQNGSFQLHIPKNFICEHCFGAFRSSYHLKRHLLIHTGEKPFECDVCDMRFIQKYHLERHKRVHSGEKPYQCERCMQSFSRTDRLLRHKRMCQGCQTKTPDAQLLL
- the ZNF740 gene encoding zinc finger protein 740 isoform X1; the protein is MSAKWRASLLACEGLSGVCLVPTAASKKMMPKPSGKQGESRERGSSPDVLALRQDGEKSRGRKEEESAEASQPKKSIKKRRKRVAGAEGPSRSSRRGSRLGSQMVVIKQNGSFQLHIPKNFICEHCFGAFRSSYHLKRHLLIHTGEKPFECDVCDMRFIQKYHLERHKRVHSGEKPYQCERCMQSFSRTDRLLRHKRMCQGCQTKTPDAQLLL
- the ZNF740 gene encoding zinc finger protein 740 isoform X2 codes for the protein MAQASLLACEGLSGVCLVPTAASKKMMPKPSGKQGESRERGSSPDVLALRQDGEKSRGRKEEESAEASQPKKSIKKRRKRVAGAEGPSRSSRRGSRLGSQMVVIKQNGSFQLHIPKNFICEHCFGAFRSSYHLKRHLLIHTGEKPFECDVCDMRFIQKYHLERHKRVHSGEKPYQCERCMQSFSRTDRLLRHKRMCQGCQTKTPDAQLLL